Proteins encoded in a region of the Magallana gigas chromosome 8, xbMagGiga1.1, whole genome shotgun sequence genome:
- the LOC117685977 gene encoding LOW QUALITY PROTEIN: exportin-7-like (The sequence of the model RefSeq protein was modified relative to this genomic sequence to represent the inferred CDS: inserted 2 bases in 1 codon; deleted 2 bases in 1 codon; substituted 1 base at 1 genomic stop codon) produces FLILRFKAFLDGTTMELFFSLYSSLPPSLSSITLSCLVQIASVRRSLFNNTELLNXTGVCNILENPQDLSDPSNYHEFCRLLARLKTNYQLGEIXVKVTNYPELIKRIAEFTVTSLRQMWQFAPNSVHYLLSLWQKMVASMPYVKANEPHLLETYTPEIFKAYTMSRLESVTVVIKDGLEDPLEDQGMINQQLDQLSTIGRCEYEKTCGLLVQLFDEAAQRYQEAINSGTQGVEITIQEGRLSWLVYIIGAVIGGRISFASTDDHDAMDGELACRVLQLMNLVDSRIAQYACEKLDLAILSFFEQFRKIYVGDQVPKMSKVYRRLSEVLGLNDESMVLSVFIGKIITNLKYWARSEQITWKTLQLLNDLSVGYSSVRKLVKLDAVQFVLSNHTNEHFPFLGLNPNNRSFADMRCRTTFYTALARLLMVDLREDDEDKFEEFMVPLTSAFESVGTMLTNMDTPQKEEEAKRAVVGLARDLRGVAFAFNTKTSYMMFFDWIYPSYTPILHRAIEVWYHDPAVTTPVLKLMAELAQSRSQRLLFDVSSPNGYLLFREVSKVIDSYGSRILTIGEVPKDQVYTMKLKGISVCFSMLKAALCGNYVNFGVFRLYGDNALDKAFGMFVKLLLSVSQRDLMDYPKLSQNFYSLLECLANDHMAFISSLEPQVFLYILATISEGLTALAYKWSSIQDTMVCTGCCATLDTVITYLFKNLTIKKKKRNHMQQNEAFLRILELHPEILQQMLSTVLNIIMFEDCRNQWSMSRPLLGLILLNEEYFNKLRDSIIASQPPDKQQAMVQCFENLMSGIERSLHTKNRDKFTQNLSLFRRDVNDSLKAANGQSPTHCTQFLDMMS; encoded by the exons ctttcctagacGGGACTACAATGGAGCTATTCTTCAGCCTCTACTCCAGTCTACCCCCTTCACTCTCATCCATA accCTATCCTGTCTGGTTCAAATTGCGTCAGTGAGGCGATCGTTGTTCAACAACACAGAATTGCTCAA GACCGGAGTTTGCAACATTCTAGAAAATCCACAG GATTTGTCTGATCCGAGTAACTACCATGAGTTTTGTCGCCTGTTAGCAAGGCTAAAAACAAATTACCAGCTGGGAGAGATATAAGTCAAGGTCACAAATTATCCGGAACTGATCAAACGGATTGCAGAGTTTACTGTGACCAGTCTGAGg CAAATGTGGCAGTTTGCGCCTAACAGTGTACACTACCTGTTGAGCCTGTGGCAGAAGATGGTGGCGTCCATGCCTTACGTGAAGGCTAACGAGCCCCACCTGCTGGAGACGTACACACCGGAGATCTTCAAGGCCTACACTATGTCCCGCCTAGAGTCT GTCACCGTGGTCATCAA AGACGGGTTAGAGGATCCATTAGAGGACCAGGGAATGATCAATCAACAGTTAGACCAG CTCTCTACCATTGGGAGGTGTGAATACGAGAAAACCTGTGGTCTCCTGGTTCAACTGTTTGATGAGGCAGCCCAGCGGTATCAGGAAGCCATCAATTCAGGAACCCAGGGGGTAGAGATTACAATACAAGAAG GTCGATTATCTTGGTTAGTGTACATAATAGGAGCTGTGATAGGTGGTCGGATCTCCTTCGCCAGCACAGACGATCACGACGCCATGGACGGGGAACTAGCTTGTAG GGTTTTACAGTTAATGAATTTAGTGGACTCTAGGATTGCCCAGTATGCCTGTGAAAAATTAGACCTTGCCATATTAAGCTTTTTTGAACAATTTAGGAAAATTTATGTTGGGGACCAAGTTCCTAAAATGTCGAAG GTTTATCGACGGTTATCAGAAGTGTTAGGATTAAATGATGAATCTATGGTACTGAGTGTTTTTATTGGTAAAAT AATTACAAACTTAAAATATTGGGCCCGAAGTGAACAAATAACATGGAAGACCCTGCAGCTTCTAAACGATCTGTCCGTGGGCTACAGCTCTGTCCGAAAATTAGTCAAGCTAGATGCTGTACAGTTTGTTTTAAGTAATCATACG AATGAACATTTTCCGTTCTTGGGTTTGAACCCAAACAACCGTTCGTTCGCTGACATGAGGTGTAGGACCACTTTTTACACAGCTCTGGCTCGCCTCTTAATGGTTGACCTCAGAGAAGATGACGAGGACAAATTTGAAGAATTCATGGTCCCTTTAACAT CTGCGTTTGAGTCGGTGGGCACAATGCTAACAAACATGGACACGCCCCAGAAAGAGGAAGAAGCCAAG AGAGCAGTGGTAGGACTTGCCCGAGACCTGAGGGGCGTGGCATTCGCCTTCAACACCAAAACAAGCTACATGATGTTCTTTGATTGGAT CTACCCGTCCTACACGCCCATTCTACACCGGGCGATCGAGGTGTGGTACCACGACCCGGCGGTCACCACCCCGGTACTCAAGCTGATGGCCGAGCTCGCTCAGAGCCGCTCACAGAGACTCCTGTTTGATGTCTCCTCCCCCAACGGCTATCTCCTGTTCAGGGAGGTCAGCAAAGTGATTGACAGCTATG GGTCAAGAATATTAACAATAGGAGAAGTTCCAAAGGATCAAGTCTATACCATGAAAT TGAAAGGAATCTCGGTGTGTTTCTCCATGTTGAAGGCAGCCCTCTGTGGGAACTATGTCAACTTTGGAGTGTTCCGTCTGTATGGAGATAACGCGCTGGACAAGGCATTTGGAATGTTTGTCAAGCTCCTGTTGTCTGTGTCCCAGAGAGACCTGATG GACTACCCCAAGCTGAGCCAGAACTTCTACAGTTTGCTGGAGTGCCTGGCCAACGATCACATGGCTTTCATCAGTAGCTTAGAACCCCAAGTCTTTCTCTACATCCTGGCCACCATATCTGAGGGTCTCACAGCTCTAG CATACAAATGGAGCTCTATCCAAG ATACCATGGTTTGTACCGGATGCTGTGCCACGCTGGATACAGTCATCACCTATCTGTTCAAGAACCTTACAATCAAAAAGAAGAAACGAAATCACATGCAGCAGAACGAGGCTTTTCTCCGAATCCTAGAACTTCACCCAGAAATCCTTCAGCAA ATGCTGTCTACAGTACTCAATATTATCATGTTTGAGGACTGTCGGAACCAATGGTCCATGTCAAGGCCTTTACTGGGTCTTATTCTACTTAACGAGGAG tattttaataAGTTGCGGGACAGCATCATAGCCAGCCAGCCCCCAGACAAACAGCAGGCCATGGTCCAGTGCTTCGAGAACCTGATGAGTGGAATCGAAAGGTCCCTACACACAAAGAATAGAGACAA ATTCACACAGAACCTGTCCCTCTTCAGGAGAGACGTGAACGACTCGCTGAAGGCGGCCAACGGACAGAGTCCCACCCACTGTACACAGTTCCTGGACATGATGAGCTAG
- the LOC105333483 gene encoding uncharacterized protein — protein sequence MFVKFYDISDSEPVYSVVCFECKQTMVFTSSKRKKREKNVVSATKARWVIKKQSAQISEEHNYANAGTCNATSSLSLNLPDLNNIVADEEVDDVNADTDDSDDCESKHSSMPWDSGRRVVELGVLANALASCKNCTNPLQLSHATSIRTYGLAAILKVPCSNTNCRFVNNVPTGKQHGKTHIWDVNTKLANALIHAGVGVSQMNSILAALNIPQVQHKLVSKRQTEVGQAVEVVANSSVLECLEEECNATEKETGSKDICVSVDAGWQKRGSGKAYDSMSGHATMIGTRTGKVVGYSVRTKSCRVCSHASKTGTNPQPHDCKQNWNGSAKAMEQDMVVEMVKEKKQAGIRTAAIVGDDDATTISKLHQTVDPNIKKRSDKNHLKKNLSNSLYVLKQTYPSLSVRVIRYIQKCWAYMVAQNKHNPAGVEVGLDAMWKHPFGDHSSCSDWCTHKEDPHKQYKHLPFGQCLTDKNLQEALAGIFKKYKSHSKKIAELGSTQANESINNSIASKAPKRLHFSGSASLNYRVSAAVAQKNIGHTYVSKVNARIGLSPGSYTQRLAVLRDLQHRKRKALNTTRAAKRRRLELKAKRLQKSSCQETREGKTYSPEVDVCGEEADLTFIPPPCPSPVRVPVNVSSEHVPVYFDLETTGLARTSHITQIAAAAGELHFSCYVFPRIAISSQSASVTGISVRNGIMYHHGKRVDSKSISTAVDMLLDFCQTFQKKIILVGHNVESFDSPILMYALDRCKKLESFTNIVDGFLDTLKFFRIERPGLSSYRQEYLCKTLAGIDYDAHDALSDVLSLQSLINFLNIGLENVNARTASLTSASAVDFYRYSNVVQSNLPSLQPLIGQKIISCPIAKKIAGSGLQLKHLELAYSRDPVEGIYSLFSEQCGKSVRVSKSRKVTGKVVEYFASLRES from the exons ATGTTCGTAAAATTTTACGACATCAGTGACAGCGAACCAGTCTACAGTGTCGTATGCTtcgaatgtaaacaaacaatgGTGTTTACATCATCGAAAAGGAAAAAACGAGAAAAGAACGTTGTTAGTGCAACAAAAGCTAGATGGGTGATTAAGAAACAATCGGCCCAGATATCGGAAGAGCATAATTATGCTAATGCAGGTACATGTAACGCTACATCATCCCTGTCTCTAAATCTTCCGGACCTAAACAACATCGTCGCAGACGAAGAAGTTGACGATGTCAATGCCGACACAGACGACAGTGATGACTGTGAATCAAAACATTCAAGCATGCCATGGGACAGTGGAAGACGCGTCGTTGAGCTTGGGGTTCTTGCAAACGCGTTGGCGTCTTGCAAAAACTGCACAAACCCCCTCCAACTGTCACATGCCACCTCAATAAGAACGTACGGTCTTGCTGCCATTTTAAAG gtcCCATGTAGCAATACAAACTGCAGGTTCGTAAACAATGTTCCCACAGGGAAACAACATGGGAAAACCCATATATGGGATGTAAACACTAAACTAGCTAACG CTTTGATACATGCTGGTGTGGGAGTATCCCAAATGAATAGCATTTTAGCAGCTTTGAATATTCCCCAAGTTCAACATAAACTCGTCAGTAAGCGACAAACCGAGGTTGGACAGGCAGTGGAAGTGGTGGCAAACAGTTCTGTTTTAGAGTGTCTCGAGGAGGAATGTAACGCAACTGAgaa AGAAACTGGCTCTAAGGATATTTGTGTCTCTGTCGATGCTGGATGGCAAAAAAGGGGAAGTGGGAAAGCCTATGATAGCATGTCAG ggCATGCAACCATGATTGGTACTAGAACAGGAAAGGTGGTCGGATACAGTGTTCGGACCAAATCCTGCCGTGTGTGCAGTCATGCATCTAAGACAGGGACTAATCCTCAGCCACATGACTGTAAACAGAACTGGAATG GAAGTGCGAAAGCTATGGAACAAGATATGGTAGTGGAAATGGTTAAGGAAAAGAAGCAAGCTGGAATACGTACAGCAGCCATTGTCGGAGATGACGATGCCACAACCATATCTAAACTACACCAGACTGTTGACCCAAATATTAAGAAGAGGTCTGACAAAAACCATTTGAAAAAGAATCTGTCAAACAGCCTTTATGTCCTGAAACAAACCTACCCATCTTTATCAGTTAGGGTAATCAG gtacattcaaaaatgttggGCATATATGGTTGCTCAGAACAAACACAATCCTGCTGGAGTTGAAGTTGGTTTGGATGCAATGTGGAAACATCCGTTCGGAGACCATTCTTCTTGTTCGGACTGGTGTACACATAAAGAAGATCCCCATAAGCAGTACAAACATCTTCCATTTGGCCAATGCCTAACAGACAAAAATCTACAGGAAGCTCTCGCTGGTATCTTCAAGAAGTACAAAAGCCATTCGAAGAAGATAGCTGAACTAGGTTCAACACAGGCCAATGAAAGCATTAACAACTCTATAGCATCTAAAGCTCCTAAAAGGTTGCATTTTAGTGGATCTGCCAGTCTCAACTATagagtttcagccgctgtagccCAGAAAAATATTGGTCACACTTATGTTTCCAAG GTAAATGCCAGAATAGGTTTATCCCCAGGTTCCTACACCCAACGGTTGGCAGTCTTGAGAGATCTTCAACATAGGAAGAGAAAAGCATTGAACACAACAAGAGCTGCCAAAAGGAGAAGACTAGAACTAAAAGCTAAAag GTTGCAGAAGAGCTCTTGTCAGGAAACTAGAGAGGGAAAGACATATTCCCCAGAGGTTGATGTGTGTGGAGAGGAAGCAGATCTTACATTTATTCCTCCTCCCTGTCCCTCCCCAGTCAGAGTGCCAGTAAATGTTTCATCAGAACATGTCCCAGTTTACTTTGATTTGGAAACAACTGGATTAG CAAGGACTTCCCACATTACCCAAATAGCTGCTGCAGCTGGAGAGTTACATTTCAGTTGTTATGTTTTTCCAAGAATTGCCATTAGCTCTCAGTCTGCGAGTGTCACTGGCATCTCTGTTAGAAATGGAATCATGTACCATCATGGCAAAAGAGTCGATTCAAAGTCCATATCAACTGCAGTTGATATGCTTTTAGATTTCTGCCAAACCTTTCAGAAGAAAATAATTCTAGTTGGACACAATGTGGAGTCTTTTGATTCTCCCATTCTTATGTATGCATTAGATAGATGTAAAAAGTTGGAATCTTTTACCAATATTGTTGATGGGTTTTTAGACACCTTGAAGTTTTTCAGAATTGAGAGACCAGGTCTTTCATCATACAGACAAGAATATTTATGTAAAACTCTTGCAGGTATAGATTATGATGCCCATGATGCTTTAAGTGATGTCCTTTCTCTCCAGTCCTTGATAAACTTTCTGAATATTGGTTTAGAAAATGTAAACGCCAGGACAGCATCGTTAACTTCTGCAAGTGCTGTAGACTTTTACAGATATTCAAATGTTGTGCAATCCAACTTGCCATCTTTACAGCCTTTAATTGGTCAGAAAATAATAAGCTGtccaattgcaaaaaaaattgcaggtagTGGATTACAGTTGAAACATCTTGAACTTGCTTACTCTAGAGACCCTGTTGAGGGAATTTATTCTTTGTTTAGTGAACAGTGTGGAAAGTCTGTCCGAGTATCCAAGTCAAGAAAGGTCACAGGCAAAGTTGTTGAATATTTTGCATCCTTGAGGGAAAGTTAA